The proteins below come from a single Streptomyces sp. SCSIO 75703 genomic window:
- a CDS encoding FtsW/RodA/SpoVE family cell cycle protein: protein MSSTTNSPTHHTSTIGAIGAPSRRNTELALLVFAVVIPVFAYANVGLALHGEVPTGLLSYGLGLGLLAGVGHLVVRKFAPFADPLLLPLATLLNGLGLVAIWRLDQSELLQAINQAGNAAPRQLMYTAMGIALFVVVMVFLKDHRVLQRYTYISMAGALVLLLLPLVPGLGLDVYGAKIWIQIGSFSIQPGEFAKIVLAIFFAGYLMVKRDALALASRRFMGLYLPRGRDLGPIVVVWAISILILVFETDLGTSLLFFGMFVIMLYVATERTSWIVFGLLMSAVGAVGVASFEPHIQTRVHAWLDPMREYQLSRSGATDGMVHSEQAMQALWAFGSGGTLGTGWGQGHSELIRFAANSDFILATFGEELGLAGIMALLLLYALIVERGVRTALAARDPFGKLLAIGLSGAFALQVFVVAGGVMGLIPLTGMTMPFLAYGGSSVIANWALIGILLRISDTARRPAPAPAANPDAEMTQVVRP from the coding sequence ATGAGCAGTACTACGAACTCGCCGACCCACCACACGTCCACGATCGGTGCCATCGGCGCGCCCAGCCGCCGCAACACCGAACTGGCCCTGCTGGTCTTCGCGGTCGTCATCCCGGTCTTCGCCTACGCCAACGTGGGCCTGGCCCTGCACGGCGAGGTCCCCACCGGGCTGCTGAGCTACGGCCTGGGCCTCGGCCTGCTGGCCGGCGTCGGCCACCTGGTGGTGCGCAAGTTCGCCCCGTTCGCGGACCCGCTGCTGCTGCCGCTGGCCACGCTGCTCAACGGGCTGGGCCTGGTCGCCATCTGGCGGCTGGACCAGTCGGAGCTGCTCCAGGCCATCAACCAGGCCGGGAACGCGGCCCCGCGGCAGCTCATGTACACCGCGATGGGCATCGCGCTCTTCGTCGTCGTGATGGTCTTCCTCAAGGACCACCGCGTCCTGCAGCGCTACACGTACATCTCCATGGCCGGCGCGCTGGTCCTGCTGCTGCTGCCGCTCGTGCCGGGCCTCGGCCTCGACGTCTACGGCGCCAAGATCTGGATCCAGATCGGCTCCTTCAGCATCCAGCCCGGCGAGTTCGCCAAGATCGTGCTGGCGATCTTCTTCGCCGGCTACCTGATGGTGAAGCGCGACGCGCTGGCCCTGGCCAGCCGCCGCTTCATGGGGCTCTACCTGCCCCGCGGCCGTGACCTCGGCCCGATCGTCGTGGTCTGGGCGATCTCGATCCTGATCCTCGTCTTCGAGACCGACCTCGGCACCTCGCTGCTCTTCTTCGGCATGTTCGTGATCATGCTGTACGTCGCCACCGAGCGGACGAGCTGGATCGTCTTCGGTCTGCTGATGTCCGCGGTCGGCGCGGTCGGCGTGGCCAGCTTCGAACCGCACATCCAGACCCGGGTGCACGCCTGGCTCGACCCGATGCGGGAGTACCAGCTCAGCCGGTCCGGCGCCACCGACGGCATGGTCCACTCCGAGCAGGCGATGCAGGCGCTGTGGGCCTTCGGCTCCGGCGGCACCCTCGGCACCGGCTGGGGCCAGGGCCACTCCGAGCTGATCCGCTTCGCCGCCAACTCCGACTTCATCCTCGCCACCTTCGGCGAGGAACTGGGGCTGGCCGGCATCATGGCCCTGCTGCTGCTGTACGCGCTGATCGTGGAGCGCGGCGTGCGCACCGCCCTCGCCGCCCGCGACCCCTTCGGCAAGCTGCTCGCCATCGGCCTGTCCGGCGCCTTCGCCCTCCAGGTGTTCGTCGTCGCCGGCGGTGTCATGGGCCTCATCCCGCTCACCGGTATGACGATGCCCTTCCTCGCGTACGGAGGTTCCTCCGTCATCGCCAACTGGGCCCTGATCGGCATCCTGCTGCGGATCAGCGACACCGCCCGCCGCCCGGCCCCGGCCCCCGCCGCCAACCCCGACGCCGAGATGACCCAGGTGGTCCGACCGTGA
- a CDS encoding penicillin-binding transpeptidase domain-containing protein: MNKPLRRIAIFCGLLVLALLLRDNWLQYVQADTLKNDENNRRVAIERYASPRGDIIVDGKAITGHATTKGDFKFKRTYKDGAMWAPVTGYVSQAYGATQIEAIHDGILTGNDDRLFFRNTLDMITGKKREGGNVVTTLNAAAQKAAYEGLAKRGGKGAVAAIEPSTGKILALASYPSYDPSVFAGGSNADGEAWNKLQKKNDKNDPMLNRALREVYPPGSTFKVVTAAAALENGLYSSAEEKTDSPLPWTMPGTTTELPNEGNIPCENATLREALRVSCNTVFGKIGSDLGNEKMLEQTKKFGFTEEQFVPVRSSASVFSDDMNPSQTALSSIGQFNTAATPLQMAMVTAAIANNGTLMKPYMVDELQAPSVDTIEKTDPQEMSKPLSAQNAQILQSMMETVVKDGTGTNARIPGVTVGGKTGTAQHGVDNSENPYAWFISYAKGPDGSSPVAVAVVIEDEAAVRDDISGGGLAAPIAKSVMQAVLDGKR, translated from the coding sequence GTGAACAAGCCTCTGCGCCGTATCGCGATCTTCTGCGGCCTCCTGGTGCTGGCCCTGCTGCTGCGCGACAACTGGCTCCAGTACGTCCAGGCCGACACCCTGAAGAACGACGAGAACAACCGCCGCGTCGCCATCGAGCGGTACGCCAGCCCGCGCGGCGACATCATCGTGGACGGCAAGGCCATCACCGGCCACGCCACCACCAAGGGCGACTTCAAGTTCAAGCGCACCTACAAGGACGGCGCCATGTGGGCGCCGGTGACCGGCTACGTCTCCCAGGCGTACGGCGCCACCCAGATCGAGGCCATCCACGACGGCATCCTCACCGGCAACGACGACCGGCTCTTCTTCCGCAACACGCTCGACATGATCACGGGCAAGAAGCGCGAGGGCGGCAACGTCGTCACCACCCTGAACGCCGCCGCCCAGAAGGCCGCCTACGAGGGCCTGGCCAAGCGGGGTGGCAAGGGCGCCGTCGCGGCGATCGAGCCGTCCACCGGCAAGATCCTCGCGCTCGCCTCGTACCCCTCGTACGACCCCTCGGTCTTCGCCGGCGGTTCCAACGCGGACGGCGAGGCGTGGAACAAGCTGCAGAAGAAGAACGACAAGAACGACCCGATGCTCAACCGGGCGCTGCGCGAGGTCTACCCGCCCGGCTCCACCTTCAAGGTGGTCACCGCCGCCGCGGCCCTGGAGAACGGGCTGTACTCCTCGGCCGAGGAGAAGACCGACTCGCCGCTGCCGTGGACCATGCCGGGCACCACGACCGAGCTGCCCAACGAGGGCAACATCCCCTGCGAGAACGCCACGCTGCGCGAGGCGCTGCGGGTCTCCTGCAACACCGTCTTCGGCAAGATCGGCTCCGACCTCGGCAACGAGAAGATGCTGGAGCAGACGAAGAAGTTCGGCTTCACCGAGGAGCAGTTCGTCCCGGTCCGCTCCAGCGCCTCGGTCTTCTCCGACGACATGAACCCCTCGCAGACCGCGCTCTCCTCCATCGGCCAGTTCAACACCGCGGCCACCCCGCTCCAGATGGCCATGGTCACCGCGGCCATCGCCAACAACGGCACGCTGATGAAGCCGTACATGGTCGACGAGCTGCAGGCCCCGAGCGTCGACACGATCGAGAAGACGGACCCGCAGGAGATGAGCAAGCCGCTCTCCGCGCAGAACGCCCAGATCCTCCAGTCCATGATGGAGACCGTGGTCAAGGACGGCACGGGAACCAACGCGCGGATCCCCGGCGTCACCGTCGGCGGGAAGACCGGTACCGCACAGCACGGTGTCGACAACAGCGAGAACCCGTACGCCTGGTTCATCTCCTACGCCAAGGGCCCGGACGGCAGCTCGCCGGTGGCCGTGGCCGTGGTCATCGAGGACGA